The Hyla sarda isolate aHylSar1 chromosome 3, aHylSar1.hap1, whole genome shotgun sequence genome contains the following window.
GAATAGGGGAGAGCACACCTCTTGAAACACTAGCTATCCAAAGCACTATAGGAGCGTATATGCCGTGCAGCACTGGTATCCAGCAGCAAAAAAATGACACCAGCAGGGATGTGgcgaagcgctcagaggctattcCGGTTACTTCACGTGACTATGCACGCAACTAAGTAATCGCACTGCATCTTTTATGTCATGTGACTGCAAGAGTGACCATAGGAACGTATCAACAATGACGCTCGGCATCTGCAAAGAATAATGATAGTGAGaatctttaaggggtattccaggaaaaaaaaatttttttatatcaactggctccagaaagttgaacagatttgcaaattacttctattaaaaaaacttaatccttccaataattatcagctgctgaagttgagttgttattttctgtctggcaacagtgctctctgctgacatctctgtctgtctcaggaactgcacagagtagaagaggttttctatggggatttgcttttactctggacagttcccgagacaggtgtcatcagagagcacttagacagaaaagaacaactcaacttcagcagctcataagaactgaaaggattaagattttttaaagcaatttacaaatttgtttaactttctgtttaaaTTCTgcaaatttgagtagccgtattagtccagtgatgcagatgcaaattaaaaaatgtttcagtatcttgtaatacctatttttattggactaacataattttgtagagacaagctttcgggattcctccctttatcaagtccaaagcaaatctcttTTTGCTTtgaacttgataaagggaggaatcccgaaagcttgtctctacaaaattctgttagtccaataaaaaaggtattacaagatactgcaccattttttgatttgcatctatctatatatatatatatatatatatatatatatatatatatatatattttaatatatgcatatatataaaaaataagctttttctagataacttttaatattaaaagtgtaattaaaaatcagagcatgtaaaaactgtATCAGAGTATGGCTATGAGAGGCTGTATAAGGCAATTAAATGTTGCTCAAAAATGGAGATAAATCTACTCGGTCATTAAAGCCTGCGGGACCCTGGGCGTTACATTTCAAAATCCAACGGGTCTCGCGCTGCATCAACAAGTTATGCCTGTCTCCTCCTTCTTCTAGTTGTGTCACATGTTCAAGGCCATTTGAGGACATTAGGATCATTTGCGTGACAGGTAACAAGGTGTTCAGCTAACCTGGGGATACCTTTCCCTGTCCTTAATACATATAGATGCTCTCTGAACAGTGTACACACCTGGCGTTTAGTTTTGCTAATATAAAACATATTACATGGGTACACAATATAGTAAACAACATAGGTGCTCCTACATGTAATGCTGTGGAAAATACCTCCCAGAATACAAAAATCTGCACAGGTATTAAATTGGCAGTACTTACAGCTGCCACACTTAAGATTGCCTATTGGGCTGAATCCTTTCAGCCAATTATTAGTTTCCAAGTTATTgcttctttttttcttatttttgatgTAATCTGAGACCGTTGTATTTCTCCTGTAGGTCACTACTGACTCTAATGCCTGCCTCTCATAGCTGGTAGGATCCGTATTGATCCTTTTCAGCCTAATAAACTGGCTAAAGGGGATACCCTTCTTATATGCATCGGGTGTGAGCTCCTGTAGTGTAAAATGGAATTTCTTACTATTTCTTCCCTATGTCCCTCTGTAACTACTCCCTCTGATGAGTCTATAATATTCATATCCAGGAATACAATTTGGGATCCTCCAAACACACTGGTAAACTTCATATTCATGTCATTTACTGAATTAATGTGTGTGACAAACCCTTGGAATAATTCCTCTGACCCTCCCATACCATTAGGATGTCATCCACAAACCTGACGTATGGGTTGTGGATGGAGAAGATTTATTTTCTCTCGAACACGGCTAGaaataaatttgcatatgtaCACGAGATGGACGTGCCTATTGCCGTGCCAGTTTTCTGCTTAAACCACTGCTTCTCGTACTGAAAGGTGTTGTGGGAGAGAATGAAATGGGTGGCTTTGGTGACAAAATCAATGTACTCCACGGACTTCTCTGTGTGTTCTAGGAAATATCGtacagcctgtacacccacatcgTGGGGAATACATCATTAGAGTCTTTCAAATAAGATGGAACTTCCAGAAGTAAAGGGCGGAGAGCCCAATCTAAATACTCAGATAAGTACTCAGTCAACGATCCGATCCCGGCCACGATAGGGCAGCCAAGGGGATCGGTCCTCGACTTATGTACCTTCGGCAAAAGATACCAGGTCAGTCTTTTAGGGTGAGTAGGCAGAAGCTTTTCAGCAGTATGTTGATCCAAAACTCCTTTTTCGGTATACCTTCTCGTCAATGATCTTAAGGCATTGAGAATCTTCAAAGTTGGATCTGTAGTTAGACATTCGTATACTTCCTCATCAGAGAATTGTCTGTCTGCCAGGTGCGTACACTGTTCAGAGAGCATCTATATGAATTAAGGACAGGGAAAGGTTTTCCCAGGTTAGCTGAACACTTTGTTACCTGTCTCGCAAATGATCCTAATGTCCTAAAATTTGGAGGCCTTGAACGTGTGACACAGCTAGAAGAAGGAGGAGACAGGCATACTTTGTTGATGCAGCGTGAGACCTGTTGGATTTTGAAAAATAATGCCCAGGGTCCCAAAGGCTTTAGTAACCGAGTAGATTTATCTCCATTTTTGAGCAACATTTAATTGCCTTATACTCTATCCCTACAGCCTCTCATAGCCATACTCTGATACTGTTTTTACATGCTCTGATTTTAATTACACATTTAGTATTAAGATACTCACTATCAATATTCTTTGCATATGCCGAGCGTCATTGTTGATACGTTGCTATGGTCACTCTTGCATGGTCTCTTGAATGGCATGGTTTTTTAAAATTTCACcgcagattttgttataaaataggtggtgaagtcattacaaagtgcatatggtgacacaaaaaaataagcccttatatgggtctgtaggtgcaaaattgaaatctttatgatttttagaaggggaggaggaacaaacgaaagtgcaaaaacgaaaaactgcctaagtccttaaggcctaaatgggctttgtccttaaggggttaagggcctacAGGTGAACCAATTGATATGGCAACAGTGCAGCCAAGTACTGTCTAACATAATTTCACATATAGAATTCTAACAAAGTGCTTAGAATCACTCATTCAACTAATGCTATAATTCCTTACCTCGTGCCCTCTGTCTTGAACTGGACAAGACTCACTGTCTGCTTCTGAGAATGATCCAGATTCGTCACTTGAGTTTGTTCCATATGACTGCTCACATTTTATCTGTGGCCGTACTTGATTATAAATTGAATCAGCTATTGAACAAGCCTCTTGATGATCAGTGGAGGGGAATCGTGGGCCTTGTGAACAAGGAGATGATGAAAATTCAAGGAGAGGAAGGCTACAAGGGGATCCACCACTGCCATCTTCTGCATATGAGTATGAGGAGCATGAGCTAGATGTCCTTGTTCTAGTTTCCAAAGGTGGAGAACGAGGGCACACTTTAATTGGCACAGGGCAACTAGTGTTTGGCCTCAGCCTTCCTGGCAATGGGTCTGCTATTAGCCCACCATGGGAAAAGGCATGCGAGCTGGGTAGAGATTGGCTAGCTCCTGCCCAAAGACCTTTTGGCACATGCTCAGAAAACTCTTTGTCCAAACTGACACCAGAATACGATTGCACCGGAGTGCTTATTTGGTCACAAGCACTTGAAGAGAATATGACACTTCTCCTGTCTAATTCCATTTCATGCTTAGAGGCATGCTCTGAACCAGTTCCTCGGAGAGGTGAAGCCATGAGGAAGCTAGAGGAATCTTTGTGAGGTTCACAGGATAGTTCATAATTCCCAGTGAAAGGGTTATATTCAGTTTTATGGTCACCCTGAGTTGCTCCCTTTTCTACAAGGCATGAAGGACTTCTGGCAAAATGTTGTTGGGAAGGACCCGGCAAGTCAGTAAATTCGGCCCCTTTTGCTCTACTAAAAAAAGTTCTTAGATTAGAAGAAGATGACACATTTTTGGGGCTATTAATGCTAACAGGGCTGGGTTGTTTCCTAACCATCTCAACATCTCCTTCTTTATCCCTGATGTCATTATCATCTCCAGACAAGCAAAGCGTGACACTCtcttcatcattatcatcatcttgTGGCTCACTTTTTATCTGATTTAAAGGAAGTCCAGATTTTAGGCCAATTTCAGAGTTATGTTCACTGAATGTGCTTGTGAAACCTGAGGTACTGTGTGATGTATTGTAGACATTCTTAGTACATGCCAACTGGTATTTCTTATATCGTGGGTAGCGGATTATAGGATCCTTGTCTAAACTTTCTTTGTTTTCCCTTTGCATATTGGAATCAGGCAAAATAACTTCTTCATTTCTATCTGCTGCTTTCTCGACTGAACCAAAGTTGAAAGGCTCATGGTGCATTCTTTCCTTGGGGCAAGATATTTTTGAGGTTTCAGATTCCATAGTTTCCTCTTCACAATCAAAAGTCTCATTGTGCACACTCTGGCATGAGGTGTCTTTCTTACACAGAAACAAGCCATCCTCATTGTTTAGAAGCTGCGACTGAAGGAAGCGGAAGCAGGAGTCCTCCAGGTTATGCATACGTAGGAATTCGGCACATTGGATGACCTCTTGGATGTTTTCTCTGCTCAGTAATAGCTTCGCAGTGTAGGCAAACTGCAACAATGGACCAAATCCTCTAGCAGTGacctgcaaaaaaagaaaaaacagggaAATTGCCAACATTAATATCAGCACTAGAATTGTCCAGAGTCCCTCAAGTGTAGTGAGATAACCTGACAGCTACAATGTCCATACATAAACACAGTAAAGTAGCAGTTAATCTCCCATCAGGTCAGCAGTGACTCCACATTTAATAATTAATTCCACTCGCTTCTACACATCATGCCATGGTTTaaaaagaaagatagataggaaCACAGGCAGGATAACTTTAAACTGCATCCCTGATGGGAGAAAAAAATTTGCTATATCAACAGAAACAATTACATCTGCTTCTATTGGTGGATGAGGAATTACATTTTGCTAGGATTCATGGCTAGAATTCTGTTGTTCAATGTGTTATAGACAGAAAAAGACAAATTATGTATTTCCTTGCCAAGATGACTGCTGAGTCTTTACATCTGGCAACTGGCTGAATATATCAGCATGTCTTAGATGAAAGTGTACCGATTTAAATCTTTATACGTAATATAAATACATGTTACTGCAGAAATGTAACAAGGTCACTTTAAAGAGTAGGAATTGGTGGAAAAATTATCACAATTGCTTCAGTAGCAATGAGTTGGATGAAACCCTATCTTCttcaattttcaaaaaaaaaaaagtgtaaaaatgcagCAAATGAAATGAGATAATTACCCTAGGCACTGTGGAATTACAAGAACAGCTCTAGTAAATCAAATACTTATTACAGATATACAGACCTGAAAAGTATTGTGTATATTATTAAgattaataaagaagaaaaataaagttatagaggAAGAAAGTtgtataaaaattataaatatattacacaAGGGGAATTTACTTTTAGGATGTGTTTAAAGTAACCATAGATTTGGTAAGGCATAAATAGAAGCCCGTTGTAGTAATCATTGGTCATTAAAAGACATGCAAGCAATATTAATAAAAAACGACAAGACCGCTTTATGACAAGGTATGGGCTTCCCTTCTCTGAACATCTCTATTTCCTCCAGATATGGTCACCAAGTTGGGCTCGATTGTGGTGTCTTTGCCCACATAATTTGAGCAAATATGAGCAACTGTGTCGCCAGTGCCCTATGGCCAAGGGCCTTTTTCTGATATTTACTTACATTAGTTTAAATTCGCCGATGGACGATGATGCTCCCTCTCATAAATATATGAGCCATTAGCAGGAGGTGTTGAACAACCAAATTTCCAAAGCACAGTGGAAAATTATTTGGGAACGGGCTGCAAAAGCATCCATTTGTACAGCATAAAAGGAAACTCCGTATAAACTACTAAGGAGATGGTATTATACTCCTAACATACTCCATAGGTTGAATCCAGTCAACCCCCCGCAGTGATGGCACTGTAGGGGGAGATGTTGGATCAGCTTTCCACATTTTTTGGTCCTGCCCACTGATCTGCTGACTAATAAGGTCTTTGCCACTCCGGTCCTCTCTGATCCTGTGGTCTACCACCTGCATTTGTCCCTCTTGTCCCTGGGCAACAAACAAGTGAAGCTTCTACTTTATATACTGTTGGCTGCTAAAACTTTCATTGCAACTGGATCTTCTGACCCGTATTCTTTAAATAATTCTACGCCTGCAATTACTTTGGTGTGGAAACCATGGGATCGTTTCATGGATCTGCAACCTCCTTAGCTTCGTCCTTTTCAATTCCCTCTACCTTTTCTGTTCCCCCCACGTCTTGTGTgatgtttgttttttgtcttaCTTATGGTTTATGCCTCTGTGCCTCCATGGTGTGCCCCCAgcagttgcacaactacaactcacagcatgtcctgacagacaAAGGTTTTCCGGACATGCTAGaagttgcagctttgcaacagctggaggcacactaattataaaacactggtatagactatggggaagatttaataAACCTTGTACAGGGGAGCAGTCGCCTATAGCAAACAGATtccatgtgtatagtatgtgtaatACTGCTAGATGATATGTCGCTTTTCGGGGGTCCATGTGGTGTTTCAAGCTGCAGAAGGTCCTGTTTAAGTCCTAAGTACTTACAGATTGTGTTGTGAACACAGAACAATCAAAGGTTTTGTTACAAATAATAATCAGGGTAGCAAAAAAAAgtattgagaaaaaaaacaaaaacgcaaattAAGATGCAAATTAAGTGCCAAAGATTTGAGAAGAATCACATTTGAAGCTACCAGGAACCCATTTTCCTCCAGTGCTGTGATATTCCAGAACTGTAACCTACAAGTACAAAGTACAAGGTCTACTGTGCTTAGAGACATGGCCAAGGTAAGGAAGGCTGAAACctgaccactagagatgagcgaacttacagtaaattcgatcagtcacgaacttctccactcggcagttgatggcttttcctgcataaatgagttcagatttcaggtgctccggtgggctggaaaaggtggatacagtcctaggagactctttcctaggaatgtatccaccttttccagcccaccggagcacctgaaggctgaactaatttacgcaggataagtcatcaactgccgagccgagaagttcgtgacgaatcaaatttactgtaagttcgctcatctctactggccaCCACTGAACAAGACAAAAGTTAAAATGTCAAGACTGGGGCAAGAAATATCTGAGGACAGATTTTTCAAAGGTTTTATGGACTGATTAGAGGAGAGTGAGTCTtggtggtccagatggatgggccGTGTCTGGATCAGTAACGGGCACAAAGCTCCACTCTGACTTAGATGCTAGCAAGGTAAAATTAGGGTACTGAAATAGGCTGGTACTATCAAAGATGAACTAGCTGGGCTCATATGTATAGGCCTTAGAGGTGAATGAATAATAAcaacacagacccccccccccccccctttgagaaCTTGTAGGCCATTCTTAAATGAGAGATATACGGTGAAGGAAAACAGTACACCTCTCTAAAGAGTGTCTGGGAGGCTGTGGTTTCTGCTACACAAAAAGTCACCAGATCAAGAAACTGAAACTAAAAGAATCCTCAAAAATACAACTTGCTGATAACTGTGAACACAGTGTATAGGCATGCACACACAGCAGATCTGATTGggtacacagagatgtcacaatcTGCTTTTTCAGTTTTACTATTACATTATCTCAGAGAAATATCACTGTAAACAACCAATGCAGCTCCAAAAGCTGGACACACATGCAAGATAGCTGTTGTTGGAATTGCtattctcttctgagggtgccACAAACATGCACACTTAGATTGCCTGTGTTTGAACATCCATTGTCTTACATAAATGGGAACAAGCTACAGTCAGACACTACCCAGGAGTATGCAAAAGATTGGGATAGTTCGAAACAcattgaccctgatttactaacatgatGCCGACTCTCTTTATCGGGTCATGTGACAATTTGTTTCGCACGTCCACTGCGATACTTTGTGTGACatattttactggtaaaaacctGACAGTTTTCCAATTACCTGGAGTATTTTTTTAACCCGACTAAAGGGTGTGGTTTGCATAATTATGGGCGTGGTTTGCATAATTAGAggcatgttcccaacattttcctgAAAACCCGACAATTGTATTTAAAAACCCACCAGAACATTAGTGAAATACTGAACTCTGAACTTGAAAACccgactgccttaaaggggttgtgcattgccctggctttcggagctccgcatgcagcgtccagaagttcattactccgaacgctgtgtgcgggcttccgtgttcgcggccgccgggcgtgtcatcatgcccggccccctcgtgacgtcacgcccgccccctctaccaaagtctatggaaagggggccATTAGATTGTTCAGTTGATCCCACCCAAATCGACATTTCAGCCTACATTTTTCTAGTTTGTATgtttagataaaatgtaaaatacgAAGCcattgaagaaaaataaaatattagttCTGAACAGGATGGATACGAAATAACCTGACAGGACATAAGCACATCTATGCATAGGTTTCAGTCAGTTATGCTCTGCAGTAAAACAGTAAAATCACTCTTTCTGATGAGAAGGGATTTTCCTGTCCTAGCACATACATACAGTAAACAATCTTGTAACCAACTCATAACATTCCATAGTAGAGCTATTTCATCAGACAGCATTGGCTGAGATCTACTGAAAAAGAACAAAAGCAGCATTCATTTGTATCCTGGATGTTGTGCTCCACATTTCTTTAATAGACTACACAGACAATAGGTTGCACAACAGCTCACTACAACACTGCTTTCACATCAGCATGGAATTTCACCACAGTCACTCAGACTTCTGGCGTGATGACAACATGAAGCTTATTACACTGCTGCACGTATTGTATGGTAAGATTACAAGGGAAATGTGTAACACATAAAGCGTCTACCCTATTGACCGATGTGACATTCATGCTGCAACAGTGCCTGT
Protein-coding sequences here:
- the BACH2 gene encoding transcription regulator protein BACH2 isoform X1, with protein sequence MYINRERHHLKGLNGMSADDKTESPMYVYESTVHCTNILQCLNDQWKQDILCDVTLVVEGKEFRAHRAVLAACSEYFLQVLVGPTDHGLVVSLPEEVTARGFGPLLQFAYTAKLLLSRENIQEVIQCAEFLRMHNLEDSCFRFLQSQLLNNEDGLFLCKKDTSCQSVHNETFDCEEETMESETSKISCPKERMHHEPFNFGSVEKAADRNEEVILPDSNMQRENKESLDKDPIIRYPRYKKYQLACTKNVYNTSHSTSGFTSTFSEHNSEIGLKSGLPLNQIKSEPQDDDNDEESVTLCLSGDDNDIRDKEGDVEMVRKQPSPVSINSPKNVSSSSNLRTFFSRAKGAEFTDLPGPSQQHFARSPSCLVEKGATQGDHKTEYNPFTGNYELSCEPHKDSSSFLMASPLRGTGSEHASKHEMELDRRSVIFSSSACDQISTPVQSYSGVSLDKEFSEHVPKGLWAGASQSLPSSHAFSHGGLIADPLPGRLRPNTSCPVPIKVCPRSPPLETRTRTSSSCSSYSYAEDGSGGSPCSLPLLEFSSSPCSQGPRFPSTDHQEACSIADSIYNQVRPQIKCEQSYGTNSSDESGSFSEADSESCPVQDRGHEVKLPFPIDQITDLPRNDFQMMIKMHKLTSEQLEFIHDVRRRSKNRIAAQRCRKRKLDCIQNLECEIHKLVCEKEKLLTERNQLKACMGELLDNFSCLSQEVCRDIQSPEQIQALHRYCPVLRPLDLPTAAAFNPLPARIEQKLITSQDVGENMQCCNEQGQVQLGSHSVSNNIPENCIARRGVEGSEHGTYSERDTCVEQNSQTVTVDFCQEMTEKCTTDEQPRKDFS
- the BACH2 gene encoding transcription regulator protein BACH2 isoform X2, whose amino-acid sequence is MSADDKTESPMYVYESTVHCTNILQCLNDQWKQDILCDVTLVVEGKEFRAHRAVLAACSEYFLQVLVGPTDHGLVVSLPEEVTARGFGPLLQFAYTAKLLLSRENIQEVIQCAEFLRMHNLEDSCFRFLQSQLLNNEDGLFLCKKDTSCQSVHNETFDCEEETMESETSKISCPKERMHHEPFNFGSVEKAADRNEEVILPDSNMQRENKESLDKDPIIRYPRYKKYQLACTKNVYNTSHSTSGFTSTFSEHNSEIGLKSGLPLNQIKSEPQDDDNDEESVTLCLSGDDNDIRDKEGDVEMVRKQPSPVSINSPKNVSSSSNLRTFFSRAKGAEFTDLPGPSQQHFARSPSCLVEKGATQGDHKTEYNPFTGNYELSCEPHKDSSSFLMASPLRGTGSEHASKHEMELDRRSVIFSSSACDQISTPVQSYSGVSLDKEFSEHVPKGLWAGASQSLPSSHAFSHGGLIADPLPGRLRPNTSCPVPIKVCPRSPPLETRTRTSSSCSSYSYAEDGSGGSPCSLPLLEFSSSPCSQGPRFPSTDHQEACSIADSIYNQVRPQIKCEQSYGTNSSDESGSFSEADSESCPVQDRGHEVKLPFPIDQITDLPRNDFQMMIKMHKLTSEQLEFIHDVRRRSKNRIAAQRCRKRKLDCIQNLECEIHKLVCEKEKLLTERNQLKACMGELLDNFSCLSQEVCRDIQSPEQIQALHRYCPVLRPLDLPTAAAFNPLPARIEQKLITSQDVGENMQCCNEQGQVQLGSHSVSNNIPENCIARRGVEGSEHGTYSERDTCVEQNSQTVTVDFCQEMTEKCTTDEQPRKDFS